AGAAATTTACAATCAGCTTTGCAAGTcacttattaattttggtatatATAGCTTACCTTGTTGAATGGCATTATGCAAGCGAATCCTCTTCGTGTCCTGATGAACACCGTCTTCGATGTTCTCTTGACTGGTTATATAACTTTCCATGTAgatgaaatgttatttttcctGTTGTTTTGTATGAAGTACTACAGAAAACAATAGATAAGGAGAGTACAATATAGAACTGATGATGCAGAGAGAAGACGCAACAGCCTTTGTATATAAATGAATTGGaatttataaactttattaAAGATTTAGGTCTTAATTTTTGTAGTATGCGTGGAATACTAAAAGTTATCAAACAATTATTCATTAGGGAGTAATGGTATTAAATATTTGTGCTTTGCATTAACCTAGAAAAAGTAGATAGTTGGGTGTGTTAAATCGGAGAGTCTTGGATATTAATAAATAGCTATTTTATTGGGAACAATGCAAAAAAGTTGTCCATTTACTAAACATTAATTGAGTTCACACATGTCACCTATTAATAACCCAACTACTCAAGAGATTAATTGGGTTTTATCAATATGTTGTGCATGCTTATATTATTAACGTGTATTGttaattatgttatattaaCATGTTATTAGTtagattatatttaaaatattacaatttttttaatatgttttacaTTCTGATTAAGTTTTATTAAGATGATGAATTTTTGTTAATTCCGcaataatatagaataattattcattaaagtgtttaaagtattttaatttgAACATAAAATAATTCGTAAAGGGATCTGAATTTGAATGTAGACATTTTCGTATCGTAAAAATACCTCTATATTTGcgttaattacattaattaaaatgttatgtCACATGGTTATGTTAATGACCATGTtatgttaattatattatattaacatgttatatttgttattCTATATTATCATAGAATATTTGAACAATATTTACTAAAGTGAATGAATTATATTTGTGTTGCCCTTGTGGAATTATTGTGTATCTATGTGGTATGACGTGAAAAAAAGGTTAaacttcattatcaaaataagattCATAAGTAATATAGGGCATAAGTAATAGAGGGAAGAAAGATACTGTCATTTGGATAAGAGTACAATTCATTAAACATCAATATCAAAAGTCATATGTTAAAGACATAACCAAGGAACTTAAAAAAACcacaagaaaatattaaaaaggttgaagtaataataatataacaactCAATTCTTTTCAACTTTAACTTTCTTCAATTTCGTAGAAGATAGCGCCGTTGAACCGCAATCACTTTCATTGACTTGTGTTTTACCAGTAGTGTCCTTTGTAGCCTTCCTTGGTGTTTTGTTAGGAGACGTTACTTCATTATCCGAAATAGAATCCTGTTCAGTTGTATTTGTTTCTATGTTTCCATTCTCACTATCATCGCTTATGTCGATGATATGATCAGTCGATTTAAATCTTTTGATTAAGTCAGCATCCTTTGAAACACTCACCACTGTATAAACTGTATCTTgcttgtcaacatttttttggttcacatttattttgaaaaagtaTTCTTGACCAACAATGCACTCGATCTCCGTGGGAATCATTTTTGGGTCAGTATCATTTCCAATCGTGTCCTATGaagcatgaaaaaaaaatgttaagtaacacatgaaacaactttataatatttttgtaaatagtGAAATATTTTACCTTGGCAATTTTGTCTTTTAACTCTCGAGCTGTTTTTCCAATCAACTCACGGGATTGGGTGTCCCAAAGAAGTAACGTAACACACTCTGTTCCATCCACAACGTTAATATTAAGCTTGTAATGAATTTCCCCATTGCAGTACTCCTTACAGTGAATACAATAACACTTTCCGTCTTCCTCCTTAACCTTTCGAACACACTTCTTGCAACTCATGAAATACCATCCCCTTTCTGAAATTATTGCAGAGATCACACACGGCACCCAAACATATTCTGCCTATAATCGAaatgtaacaaataaataaatttttgatttaGATTAAATGAAACTGTAAATCATTAAGGCATGAATCAAAAAAATACTAACATTTAAACTAATTACCTGATCACTCCCAACAATTTGCTGTAGAGTTCTAACCTTGAACATTTCAGTTTCAATTTCCTCTGTGATAGTTGGCTTGGACGATGCTGAAATTTGACTAATTTGCATCGAATGTTCTTGGCCCAAAGATAGGCTGAATGttgaaattattagaaattcATTAGGCATCTACTATAACGTTTAATTAAGCATAGAGACATTGAATGGTAGTCTAggtttaattttgatttgatacgtaattttttaaaaacaaaagcaaattgTACATTGCACCTGTTTTTGAATTCCACGATCTCTGGAATATTGGCGTTAACATAAAGTTTTCTTGTGTTAAACGTATTTGAGATTCCAACTGTTCCtgcacaaaataaattatttgtattagtataaaatgtaaaaaccgattcatttttggtttgttattgtatttaaaaaaattgtaaataatttaGGAATGACCTTTGAAATATTTGATCTTGCAAAACTGCACGGTTTcttattgtattaaaaaaatcttaaatagttTAGGAAATgaacatttgaaatatttggatttgCAAAACTGCACGGTTTcttattgtattaaaaaaatcttaaatagttTAGGAAAcaaacatttgaaatatttggatttgCAAAACTGCACGGTTTGttattatattcaaaaaatcttaaatagttTAGGAAACGGACCTTTAAAATATTTGGTCTTGCAAAACTGCACGATGACAATCAACGCCTCATTTCGGTCACCTTGCAGATGTTGTTGCATCTCGTCTGCGTAGGTCTCCCAAAGAGTGCATGATAGTTGATTTTTACTATAAAGAACATACCTAATaaataattagtttgattaaaaaatttatttatttacaatttgTAGGATAGAAAGTAGTACATACTCTAGATCTTGAAGTACAATTTCCAAATTTCTGTTGCCTTTTCTCGTGGTGGAATTCTGCATGTTTGAGTTGTTGAACTCCACGACGTATCCAATTACAtctgaaacaaaaaattaatgattagtGATTGAAGATATTAGTGGTATATAAGAAAGTGTCTTTACCGAACAGTGGTATTTGATCGGAATGAGGCAAATCCTTTATCTCCGAAAATgtcttaaaactaaaaatagttGTTGGAAAATGAATGTCATTTGTAGGTCCAACATAAGTTCCattgttgaaaataagatgGTAATCGTGACCAGTAACTGGGTATACTCCTTTGTTTGTTTCAACAGatatgcattttatgcaataTAGTCCGTTTTCTTCAattaagttttcaaatttttgaatcaaaaaaTCTTTTACTGTTGCTTGAATCCGTGTCCCCTGCATCAAGAACACgaaaaacaaataatttcaGTGATATTGAAAAACTTTAGAAAgaggaaattaaaatttaaaaattttgataaataaatacaaagattGAATACAGAAAAAATACCTTTTTGTCAATAAAAACGTATTCAAGTTTTTTTCCACACCTTCTATAGGGAGAAACAGTCCATTTACGGGCGCATCAGACTCGTATACGCCAATCTCCCCGATTTTTGTTAATATCTTTCAGTAAGGTAAAGCAAGGAGCCATAACGTGAAATGAAACGGGAGACAAAATAATACAGTTtcgaagttttttttttctgatttatcGAGTTTTTTTTctgagtgcatatatatatatagggttgagCTGTTGCTTTGGTAaatgttttgaattatttaaagacGTTGAGTTTTCCAAAGTTTATAGAGAACAGTGATTTAGTTTTTCGGTGGGACACAAATTATTGGGGATACAAATCagatttatggagaaaaaataaattaatacaggCATTAAACGGTGTAtacgaaaaacaaaaaagttgcgTAAACTTTTTGATCATATGTGGTTACACAGGCATTAACGCAGGCATTAAATGCAATGTTTAACATGTCCAATGTGAAATCGGTGGTATAGATtgtattttccaaaaaaaaaaaaaaaaaaagctttagGAATGGAGTTTAGGtgggaaaaaaataagttaatgcAGACATTAAATGGTGTAGTTACATAGGCATTAACGCAAGCATTAAACACGTGTATTAAATGCAATGTTCAACATGTCCAATGTGAAATTGGTGGTGTAGAATGTATTtgccacaaaaaaaagaaacaaatacaattctgaagttttttttttgtgatttactAAGTATTTTTctgagtgcatatatatatatatagttttgaagtatttttttttttgatttaccaagtattttttttgagtgcatatatatatatatatatatatatagggttgagTTGTTGGTTTGGTAAATGTTTTGAATTGGTTGAAGACGGTGAGTCTTCCAAAGTATATAGAGACCTATGATTTAGTTTTTTGGTGGGACACAAATTATTGGGGATACAAATCAGATtcattggaaaaaaataaattaacgcAGGCATTAAATGGTGTAATTACATAGGCATTAATGAAGCCATTAAACGCGTGTATTAAATGCAATGTTCAACATGTCCAATGTGGAATCAGTGGTGTAGAATGTatttgcaacaaaaaaaaaaaaaaatacagttcttaagtatttttttttctaatttatcaagtattttttttgagtgcatatatatatataaatgttttgaatttgttAAAGACGGTGAGTTTTCCAAAATATATAGAGACCAATGGTTTAGTTTTTCGGTGGGACACAAATTATTGGGGATACAAATCAtagttatagaaaaaaaaattaatgcagGCATTAAACGGTGTAtacgaaaaacaaaaaagttatgTAAACTTTTTGATCATATGTGATTACACAGACATTAACACAGGCATTAAACGTGTGCATTAAATACAATGTTTAACATGTCTAATGTAAAATCGGTGGTGTAGAATgtatttgtcaaaaaaaaaaaaaaaagatttaggaATGGAGTTTAGGCGGGAAAAAGTGTTAGTGGGACCCGTTCATCTCAGCagctttatataatataatagatatattaattacacttgaaTTGGTTGCATGCTTCACGCAGGGGCTTGGAGGCTTGTAATTGAAGCCCATTAAAACCCAGCCGCAAGTCCAATTTGATGGCCCACTAAATTGGAAGCCCAGCAATTGAAGTCCCACCTATTGAAATTGAGGCTGCCCAATTAAAGCCCAGCGACTGATTCTTAGAATGAAAGACGCAGCCCATGAAAGGGCATTTGAGGCTGTGCGGTCCCTTGGTTTCAAGGGCAATTTGGAGAGtgaaatcttaatatatattaaagtagaaaaGTAACTCTATCAAACTTTCCTGCTCAAaatcagtttttattttttttttaagaaataaattaatatattaaaagatatataCTATTTTTTTGAGATAATCATTAATCAGCTGCAATTTTTATgtcattacattaattatttactatcattattaattagttggaataattagataattaatattttaaatttatgttgttattaaattaagacatcatttagtttttaatatgaCCTTCACACTTCCTAATCGTCACAAAATTtggaataatcaaataaaattaatttaattataatttttataaaattaaattaattattcactctATCAAACTTTCCTGCTTAAaatcagtttttattttttttttaagaaataaattaatatattaaaagatatataCTATTTTTTTGAGATAATCATTAATCAGCTGCAATTTTTATgtcattacattaattatttactatcattattaattagttggaataattagataattaatattttaaatttatgttgttattaaattaagacatcatttagtttttaatatgaCCTTCACACTTCCTAATCGTCACAAAATTtggaataatcaaataaaactaatttaattataatttttataaaattaaattaattattcactctATCAAACTTTCCTGCTTAAaatcagtttttattttttttttaagaaataaattaatatattaaaagatatataCTATTTTTTTGAGATAATCATTAATCAGctacaatttttatgtcattacattaattatttactatcattattaattagttggaataattagataattaatattttaaatttatgttgttattaaattaagacatcatttagtttttaatatgaCCTTCACACTTCCTAACCGTCACAAAATTtgtaataatcaaataaaattaatttaattataatttttataaaattaaattaattattcactctcattattaacaaataattaatattttaaatttctattactattaaaatgaaaacacaaCAAAGTATGCTCCATATGAAGTTAAAGCACTAGAAAAGTAAACACAACTATAACTCTCACGTCAGTAGCTtcacatttttttgttttttttgtttttttgctcttttgtttttttattagtttaattttttatttttcaaaaaataattaatttttaatttttttactattattatttaaaatagcacttcatttaaaaggtatacataatttttttggaataatcACTAATTAGCTAGATGCAGCTTTTAtgccattacattaattattcactactaTTATTACTCAGCTAGAATAATcagacaattaatattttaaatttatacttgttatgtataaaataaataaaagcagaGTGAGTGCCGAAGAAATCGGGTCAAGAAAGCGCCCCATGGCCCCCCGAGAGAGCGCCACGTGGCACCCCAAgagagcgccacgtggcagcccctGGGTGGCCAAAGAAGGCCACACAGGGGGaaccacccccgagtgaggtcactcgggggtggcagGCGCGGCCCCCATGGGCAGCCGCGTGCGCTGCCACGCAGCACACGGCTGCCTGGTGGGGGCCGCGCCCCTGTGCCAGGGGGGAGCGCCCCCTCCCCCGAGTGGACGTCACTCTGGGGAACagtacccccgagtgaccccactCGGGGGAAGGCAACCGCGCGCACGGCTGCTCGCGCGCGGTTGCCCGCGcaaggccgcgcgcgcggctgttCCCGCGCAGCCACGCGCGCAAGGCCTCACGCGCAGCtagccgcgcgcgcggctggcAGCATATGGCTGCCCGCGTAAGGCCGCGGCCGCGCGCCCGGCTGCCAACACGCGGCCGCCCGTGCACGGCCCCTCACGCTCTTTTTTCCATGCTAACAgatacccccgagtgagggtcacccagggaTCCACACTCGCCTCCGCGGGCCTCCCATTCTTACTCAACCGCCTCCAAGAAAGTCGGCCTAAGGCTATTCCCGCGAAACCCGGTCAAAGCccctccgagattcttgccacaaaactcggagtaagcgacacatggatgcccatcttgttgctataaataggaggtcactttctctcattcggtatgcaatctctggctctcgcatttactctcttattttcgaatactcaatttctacggtgatctaacttaagcatcggagggtccgcgcggggattttcgcccgcgctcctaaccgattctttctctaataggtcatccattgctcggaaacacctccggagactcatccatcgctcagaaacgccctacgagactcacccatcgctgccacattaccccgggagactcatccatcgctcagataagccatacgagggtcatccatcggtggtttcccattttataaattttattattgtaatcgtgtaacaacaattggcgccgtctgtgggaaacgcaaacaAAAAGCTGCAACACTCTTCTCTCATCATGGCTCAAACTTGAAGCAATCGCCAGACCCTCTCCCGTGGGGCCCAATCGCCTTGACGAGAAACCCTCCCTCGAGCGGAAGATCAGCATCAGTCTACTCGCGATGGCCCGTTACCCCTCGTCCATGGGGGCCATCCGCCCCTCTCCCATGAGGGACAGCCTCCCCTCACTCATGGTGGCCAACCGTCCCTCACCCATCAATCCCCTCGTGAGGGTCACCCGTCCCTCACACACCAGCAGCCGCCCCTTCCAGAGCCCTCTCACCCACTGGGGGCCCAACTTCAGGTGCCTCCTCTTACCGCCCCACATATTCACTCGGGACCCTACTCAGGTATGCAGATCCCATCCGTCGTGCCTTGGGCTGAGTACGAAGCCCTACGACAGCAACACGCTGAAGGAATACAAGCTCTGAGGGAAATGACTGGTATTTTGCAAAGTCTGGTCCCCCACGGGACAATCCCAACTGCATTGAGAAAGTTCATCTCGGGGATAGTTCCATCTCACAGGGCTCGTCAAGAGGTACCAGGGAACGACTCCTATCGAGACGCAAGCCCTGAAACCCACGTCCAACCTGTCCAAACTCGAAACAATCAACCAGGGTCTCCTTTAAGGGAAGATCACAGCCAAACATCTCCTCTTCGAGGAAATCAAGGAGGAACTGACCGTCGAAAGACAGAAAGACGAAGCCCACAACGAGGAAGATATTCGGAAACAGTAGCCAGCACTTCGATGGAAAGAGGCCGGGAGGCAAAACCCATAACCAAGCAAAATGATGGGCCTGAGGATAACCCTACTGCATTTAGTGCACGAGAGGCCGCCGATATGAAAAAGATGATTGAGCGGGTCCTACAACAGAATAAGTTATTACCTACCTCTGAGGAACAATCCAGAGGAAAGTTACCATTCGTGGCTGAGGTAATGGAGAAACCTTTGCCGAGGaagttcaagatgcctcaaataaatccttattcaGGAAAGGACGACCCGTATGATCACGtgcaaaattatgaatctttaATGATGCTTCATGGATGGGACGACGAGATAATGTGCAGGGCATTTCCTTTAACCCTAACTGGGCATGCTCAAGCCTGGTTTAACGGCTTACCCGAGGCatctatctcttcattcgggCAGCTAAAAACAGAATTTATCAAAGCATTCATTATTAACAGTCAGAGAAAGAAGGATGCGACATATCTGCTTAGCATTCGACAAGGGAATAAAGAGACCCTACGGCACTACGTGGACAGATTTCGAAATGCCACACTTGAGATCTGTAATTTACCGATTGAAATGGCGGTGTCTGCCATGTTCCAAGGGACACGACTAACCCCtttacaagaatcattatcccTAGACCCTCCGAAATCTCTGGCAGACCTGTTCGTCCGGGCTAACAGGTACATACTCCATGCGGAAATGATGAGAACGATAGGGGGAAGTGAAGacggagaaagaaagaggaaagaacgAGATATTGAAGAAGGATCAAACCAGCGAAAAGAACGGACCAGGAGGTCGGATACCGTGGGGCCACAATTTCATCATTACACTAGGCTCAATCAACCCTGATCAGCTATATTGGCGACAGTAGAGGGGTCTGGTCTCCTCCAGCTTCCGAAAAAGGCAGATCGCCCCATGGggagaaatcaagaagagtaCTGCAGGTATCACCGAACTCGGGGACACTCTACCGATCAGTGTAGGGAGCTAAAAAATCAGATAGAAGCACTCATTCGTGAAGGGCACTTGCAAAGATACGTAAGGACTGAAGGTAGAAATGACAGAGACCgtcaaagaagggaagaaaggcCCGAAGGTCAAGATAGACAAAATTTACGGCAGAATGAAGGGATAAGGGATGACAGAATGGTGGCCCCCCCTGACAATGAGCCGACTCATCAAGCTATTCATGTTATCTCTGGGGGCGAGACCTTAGCTgggaatacttcttcttctcgaaaGGCCTATGCCCGTCAGGCCTACCAAGTCAACTCTGTGATGGAGGTGAGAGAGGACGAGGAGCCAATCACGTTCACCCCTGCTGATAGAGGTGATATAATGCTTccacatgatgatccaatggtaaTTTCTGCAGTTATCGCCaaacaccccatcagtagaattttggtgGATAGCGGCAGCTCTGTTAATCTAATCTATTGGAATTGTTTCGAACAAATGAACATATCCCAAGACCGGTTGAGAAAAGTGTCCTCTCCCCTGTACAGCTCCACTGGAGAACCTGTCTCGGTAGCAGGATCTGTTCAACTACCTGTCACATTAGGCGCCGACCCACAAAGTGTGACTCGACAGGCGAATTTCATGGTGGTCAAAGCCCTTTCTGCagcatacaacatgattttAGGCCGACCGCTCCTCAATGATATGAGGGTTGTAGTGTCCTCTTGCTACTTAttaatgaaattccccacactCTCAGGAGTAGGGCAAGTTCGTGGAGATCAGAGGAAGGCTAGATCTTGTTATGTATCGtccacaaaaggaaaaaaggcagAAGAGACTTTATCTATCGCTGAAAAAGCCATACACAAATCCCTGGAAGAAGAGACTGCTCGCAAGCCCCAACCAGTGGAAGAGTTAGAAGCAGTGCGATTAAGTGACACAGATCCCGAGAAGTTAGTGTATGTGGGCATGAAGCTTCCGAAACCAGTAAAAGATGAAATCATGGGGTGCCTTagagaaaatttggatgtcTTTGCTTGGACACCAAGGGATATGCCAGGGATTAGTCCCGACGTGATATGTCACCATTTGAACGTGGATCCTCAGTTCAAGCCTGTTcgacaaaaaaaaaggaatatcgCCCCTGATAGGCTACCGgcgttagaagaagaaattgataagCTACTAAAGGCAGGTTTCATTCGAGAGGTGTTATATCCagagtggttggccaatgtGGTTATGATTAAAAAACCCAACGGAAAATGGCGCGTGTGTATAGACTTCACTGGCCTCAACAAGGCGTGTCCTAAAGATTCCTACCCATTACCTCGGATTGATCGTCTGGTGGATGAAACATCTGGGTATCATCTAATGAGCTTCTTAGATGCTTTCTCAGGGTATCATCAGATAATGATGTATCCTCCAGATCAGGAGAAAACATCATTCATTAAAGAAAAAGGGACATATTGTTACCGAGTTATGCCATTCGGGCTCAAGAACGCGGGggccacttatcaacgcatggtgaataaagtttttaaggaattattgggtgatacaatggaagcatatgtcgATGATATGATCGTGAAAAGTCGGGAGAAGGAATCGCATGTTAAAAAGCTGGCACGAGTGCTTGAAGTCTTTAGGCAATACAAAATGCGCCTAAACCCAGCAAAATGTGCATTTGGCGTtcagtctggaaaattcttaggATATATGATCACACAAAGGGGCATCGAGGCGAACCCCGAAAAGATACAAGCGATACTGGATATGGAACCCCCAACATCAATTAAGGAAGTGCAGCGGCTGACAGGTCGAATGGCGGCTCTTGGGCGTTTCCTCTCCAAATCGGCCGAAAGGGAACTCCCGTTTCTTCAGACGTTAAGGacaggaaaaaagtttgagtggacggagcaatgccaaaagtcatttg
This genomic stretch from Diospyros lotus cultivar Yz01 chromosome 1, ASM1463336v1, whole genome shotgun sequence harbors:
- the LOC127807699 gene encoding uncharacterized protein LOC127807699 — encoded protein: MQQHLQGDRNEALIVIVQFCKTKYFKGTVGISNTFNTRKLYVNANIPEIVEFKNSLSLGQEHSMQISQISASSKPTITEEIETEMFKVRTLQQIVGSDQAEYVWVPCVISAIISERGWYFMSCKKCVRKVKEEDGKCYCIHCKEYCNGEIHYKLNINVVDGTECVTLLLWDTQSRELIGKTARELKDKIAKDTIGNDTDPKMIPTEIECIVGQEYFFKINVNQKNVDKQDTVYTVVSVSKDADLIKRFKSTDHIIDISDDSENGNIETNTTEQDSISDNEVTSPNKTPRKATKDTTGKTQVNESDCGSTALSSTKLKKVKVEKN